The window TTCATTACTAAGCAGACTAAGGTGAATGCCAAACTGGCCACCCTTTCCCATCAATATAAAATCCCCCTTGTAGCTACAAATGACAGCCACTATATGAAGCGGGAAGACTGGCGTGCGCATGAAATATTGCTAAACGTACAGTCGGGGGAGCCTTGTCAAATTTGGGAAATGGATTCCTTAGGCAATCCGAAGAATCTAATTCCAAATCCTAAAAGGCGCACATACGCCTCGCATGAATGCTATTTTAAAAGCCCGCAACAGATGGCTGACTTATTTCACGATTTGCCGGAAGCCATCAGCAACACCCTTTTGGTAGCAGAGAAATGTAAGGTAGAGCTCGACTTTAAGACTAAACATTATCCTGTGTATATTCCCCCAACATTAGAAGGGACGGAATATAACAAAGAGACGCAAACTAAAGCTGTTGAAGAATACTTAAAGAAACTCTGTGAAGAAGGGATTCCGAAACGGTATACCCCTGAGCGGCTTGCAAAAGTTGCTGAGGTTTATCCCGGCCAAGACCCTGTGCAGATCGTAAAAGACCGATTAGAGTATGAATTAAGCACAATCATTCCTAAAGGCATGTGCGACTATCTGCTCATCGTTTGGGACTTCATTAACTGGGCTAAAGTCAATGACATTCCGGTAGGTCCGGGAAGGGGATCGGGCGCAGGCTCCATCGTCCTCTATCTCATTGGAGTCACCGATATAGAACCTCTGCGCTTTCATTTATTCTTCGAGCGCTTTATCAACCCTGAGCGGATTTCCTATCCGGATATTGACGTTGACATCTGCATGGATAAAAGAGGAGAGGTCATCCAGTATACTCTGAGCAAATATGGTAAAAACAATGTTGCTCAGATTGTTACCTTTGGTACGATGAAAGCTAAATCCAGCATTAAAGACGTGGGAAGGGTACTTAATGTACCGCTGGCCAAAGTCAATGCCATTGCCAAACTTATACCGGAAGATCTCAATATTACTTTGGAGAAAGCCTTAGAAAAAGAGGTGGAACTTCGCAACCTTATTCAGACAGATCCTGAAGCTAATCAAGTGATTGATCTAGCACAAAAGCTGGAAGGCTCCATTCGTAATACCGGCATCCATGCCGCGGGAATATTGATCTCCGGCGAGCCGCTCATCGAACATATCCCCATTTTCCTTTCGAAAGATAGCGATGAGATGCCTGTATCGCAATTCTCTATGAAGCCGGTAGAAATGGTAGGGATGTTGAAGGTCGACTTCCTTGGCCTTAAAACCTTGACAGCCATAAAAATCTGCGTCGACGCTATACACCAGAGTACTGGGCGCACTATCGATTGGGTCAACCTCCCTTTAGACGACCAGCCAACGTTCGAGATGCTTAACCAAGGAAAGACCTTAGGTGTGTTCCAGCTAGAATCCGGCGGCATGCAAGACCTAGCTCGTCAGCTTCACTTGGATAAATTCGAAGAAATTATCGCGGTCGGCGCCCTTTATCGGCCGGGTCCCATGGATATGATCCCTTCTTTCATTGCCCGTAAGCATGGAAATGAAGCCATCGAATATGACCATCCCTGGATGAAAGATATCCTCTCTGAAACATACGGCATCATGGTCTACCAAGAACAGGTCATGGCTATCGCTAGCAAACTTGCCAACTATTCTCTGGGCGAAGGCGATGTTTTGCGACGTGCAATGGGTAAAAAAGATGCCGCACAAATGGGACAGGAAAGGGAAAAATTTCGCAAAGGGGCTTTAGAGAATAATATCGACGAAGTCCAGTCGATGAAGATCTTCGACAAGATGGAAAAATTCGCATCCTACGGGTTCAATAAATCCCATGCTGCTGCCTATGGCTACCTTTCCTATGTCACAGCCTATCTCAAAGCAAACTATCCGAAAGAATGGATGGCAAGTTTGATGAGCTGCGATAGCGCAGACCTGACCAAGGTAGCTAAATTCATCCGTGAAAGCCAATCGATGGATATCGCTATCCTTCCACCGGATATTAATGAGGCAGGTAAGATATTTTTAGCTACAGCGCAAGGTATCCGATTTGCCATGTCCGGTATCAAAGGTATCGGTGAGGGCGTTGTGGATGCCATCATTCTAGAAAGAAATAAAAACGGCCCTTTTACAAGCCTCTACGAGTTTTTTAAGCGTTTAGACCCCTCTAAAGTTGGTAAAAAAGCTGCTGAAAACTTAGTCAATGCCGGATGCTTCGATTTTATCGGTTGGACTAGGGATCAACTCAGGTTGAGTATAGAGCCTATGTTTGACAGCGCCTCTAAAAGTCAGCGGGAAGCCGCTATGGGTGTTATGTCACTCTTTACATTAATGGGTGAGGATGATTCTGCACGGTTTGCAAATCCTCCAAAAGTGCCTAAGTCTTCGACGAAAATGGAAGAGCTATTACGTGAGAAAGAACTTCTTGGTTTTTTCTTGGACGGGCACCCTATGGATGCGTATAAGCATATCCTGCAAAGATTATCTTGCGTGCCGCTTTCTAAGGTGGAAGAGCTCCCCGCTGATGCAATATTCCGTTCCGCTTTCTTGATCGAGTCCGTACAAGTACGTTTTTCTTCCAAGTCTCAACGTAAATTTGCTATCCTGATGGTTGGCGATGGGATAGATAGCTATGAGCTCCCGGTATGGCCTGACCTGTATCAAGAAAAGCACTTACTGCTGCGCGAAAACCAGCTAATGTATGCCATTTTACAAGTGGACGCACGCGACGGCAACCCTAAGTTATCCTGCCGCTGGATGGACGACCTCACAGCAGCTGATGACCAAATGATCGCAGCGTGCGACGCAAGTTTTGACAAGTTAAAACATCAAACAAATAAGATGCAGTTTTTCAAATCAAAGCCCGCAGAGAAACAGGCAGAACAACCCAAAAAAACTCAGCAGGAAACCATGAGTACCCCCAGCAAACCTTTAGTGATCGCTTTAGATGCTAATAAAATGCGTAACAGCCATGTGTTATCACTTAAAAATCTATTTAAAGAGCATGCAGGTACACAGCCGATCATCTTAGAATTCATTGCGGGCAGCGACATTATCGCCACCGTCAGCATTGACGAGAGATGGGGTGTAAAAGTGGACAATAGCTTCTTACAGTTAGTGTCTAGCCAGCCCTTTGTATTGAAAGTAGGATGAGATTTTGGATAAGCTGCTAGAAATATTGAAAGATGCATTATATAAGAATACTTTACTAAAGTTTACTGCCAGCTCACCACGCAAAAAAGACTGTGCTCAGAAAATTACCCTGCGTCAGGTTTTAATCCAAAAACACCTTCAATACCAAATTAGCACCTATCATCAAGAAAAGGTTTTTCACGTAAATCAAACTTCTGAACAGCTTTTTAGCTATATTGTAAAAGATATATTACCCTCCTATAAGCAAATTCTATTTAGCACGGACTCCCAGGAATACCAAATCCTGATCAACAAGCAGTTACAGCCGACCCTATTAAAAAAGAATATCTCGACACAGCTACCGGTCATTAGCCATAACCGGAAAAAAAATAGGGTTTTAGAAGAAGGTACGCCGATACCCTTCTTAATAGATCTGGGCATCATGAGTACTACAGGAAAGATACTTCCGTCCAAATACGATAAATTTAAACAGATCAACCGGTATCTAGAGCTGGTCTCAGATTGTTTACATGCCCTGCCCAAAGACAAGACATTGCAGATTATTGACTTCGGTTGCGGTAAAGCGTATTTGACTTTTGCGCTCTATTATTTTCTAACCGAAAAGATGCATCGGTCTATTCATATGCTCGGTTTAGATCTGAAAAAAGATGTGATTGATTTTTGCAGCAAAACAGCTCAAAACTATGGATGGGATAACCTCACTTTTGCAGTAGGCGATATAAACGAGCAGCAGCCGCAAGGAAAAATCGACCTTGTGATCACTCTGCACGCATGCGATACAGCCACAGATGCTGCACTAGAAAAAGCCGTCCAATGGGATGCCGATGTTATTTTGGCCGTTCCCTGCTGTCAGCATGAACTATTCAATCAAATCCGGAACAGTGCATTAGAACCTCTCTTAAAACACGGTATCTTGAAAGAACGATTTGCTGCCCTGGTAACAGACGCAGCTCGTGCTCAACTATTAGAGCTGCAAGGATATGCTGTCCAAGTCTTAGAATTCATTGATATGGAACACACCCCTAAAAATATTCTTCTAAGGGCGATAAAACAAAAAGGAAACGTTAAAGCCCAAAGCTCTGACGAATACGACACCTTTAAAAAGATGTTAAATATTACACCCTCTTTAGAAGTGCGTTTGAATCCATAAATCGAGTGCTCAACTCGCCCGGTTTAAGGACTGAAGGATTTCTGAAGCGGAAGCTTTGTACTAAACCGTTTTGAAACCCTGTTGTCTCTTGACATCAAGGCAGTTGTATTTTAAAGTTTTAAGCTTCAGCTTGAGGTTGCCCATGAGATATTTCACATTACTAATAATTATTATATCATCTTGTATTCTGCCTTTGGACGCAGGCGTAAAATGGAAAGACGGACGGTGGATCGACACAGCCGAAAATCCGTCATTATACTCCGACGAACACTATAAGATTGCATGCGAAGAATTTAACTGCGGAAAGTGGAAAGATGCCGCAAAACACTTTAGAATTATCACCTGCAATTATGCAAACAGCGAATATGGCCCGAATGCCGCCTTTTTCCTCGGTATCTGTGAATTCCACTTGTGTGAGTATGAAGATGCAAATAAGGCCTTAAATTGCTATCTGCGTCATCGAACAGATTCCACACACTTTTTTGAAGCCATAGAATATAAATTCTGCATTGCTGATATCTATGCTAATGGGCATAAACGCCGCCTATTCTGCTACAACACTCTCCCAAAGCTTGTTCCAGGCTACTCCTATGCCATAGAAGTCTATGATGAGATTATTTTTGCCCTACCTAACCACGAAATGGCAGCACAGGCTCTCTTTTCTAAAGCTACCCTGCTCGCTTGGTTAGGAAACTACCGCGAATCGGTAGATACATATCAAGTTTTTCTCCGACGATTCCCAAAGCATAGCTTAGCGCCCGAATGCTACGTGAATATCATCAATAACTATCTTTGGATGGCTCAAACTGAATACCAAAATCCCGATTTACTTTCCTTTGCACAGCTGACCTATATTAAATTTGCCAAAGTATTTCCACGCGATGAGAACCTCCCCGTTGCTCAAGCCCTAGTGATGGATGTAAAAGAAACCTACGCCTCCGGTTTTTATGAGCTAGGTAGATATTACGAAAGAAGCGGCTGGGACCGTGCCGCTGCTATCTATTATAATGCTTGCGCAGAGCAATTCCCTGATACTAATATTGCTGCCCGTAGTCGTGATAAGTTAGCCTACTTAGGATGGCTATTACCACCCGCTGCGACGGCTAAAGTTTCAGCTGAAATAGAAGATAACTCTAATTGTATTCCTTCTGATATTGAGTTCGACTGATGCAAAAAGGGGGCGTAAGCATACTTTTGGTTTTGCTTTTTGGCTTGGCAGTCTCTTGCGGATATAAAGCAGGCGCCGGCGGGAGCAGCCCCTCTATGACTCTAAGTATTCCTCTAATTGAAGGGGATAAAGATGGACTTTTTACAACATCCATCATTCGTGAAGTCACCTCACGTACCCAATTTAAGTACTATCCTGACAATCCGCAAACAGTTCTTGCAATTAGAATATTGGATCTCGATGATGAAAATGTCGGATTCCGCTATGATCGAAAACGAAGCGGAAAATTAAGGCATAACATTATTCCTGTAGAGACGCGCATTGCAGTTCAGGTGGAAATGACCCTCTATCGTGCATGCGACAATGCTCCTCTTCTGGGGCCTCTACTGGTAGAAGCAGCTGTAGACTTTGACCATGAATATTACCCTAACCGCGATGCAGTCAATGTGTTTTCGTTAGGCCAGCTTACTGATTATGATGCAGCCCGTGATGCTTCCATTTTCCCGCTGAGTAGAGAGTTAGCACGTAGGATAGCAGACCGTTTGATCTTTTGTGCATCAGACTTATGCTGCGAATAATTTTATAGTGAGGTTTCTCCCTTAGGATGAAATCCTTTCAAGCAAACTTAGATTCATTGTATTCCATGCTGGATTACGCACGGACCTGTATTGCTTTACATGCAGTCTCGGAAGAAGACATCTCCAAGATAGAGCTGGCTCTAGAAGAAGCCTTGGTCAATGTGATTTATTACGCCTATCCTGATGAAAAAGGGGAAATACTTCTGGAATGTGTATTTACTTCAGATAAGCCGGCTACTTTAAAAATTCAAATTCAAGATTATGGTATTCCCTTTAATCCTCTTGAATACTCAAAAAATCATACGGACAAAGAGACTCTTGGTGGACACGGTATTAATTACATTAAACAAATTATGGATAATGTAATTTATAAACGTGAAAACAATTCCAATTTACTTATTCTAGAAAAGAAGTTGATTTTTAAATAGATTGATGTTAAAATTTACTCTTTTAATTAAAAGAGTTATTATGTCTGTCAATCTATCTATTACTTATAACAATACACTAATAAATTCAACAAAAGAGTTCGTTGAAAATTTGGTCGAAAGGTATACCGAGATATTTAAAAGATCTAAAATAGAGACAAATGAGAATCTACTGAATGTTAGAGTCGGAGGTATAGTTCTTAATGCAGCTTCCTTTGCTGTGTAT is drawn from Parachlamydiales bacterium and contains these coding sequences:
- a CDS encoding SAM-dependent methyltransferase; translation: MDKLLEILKDALYKNTLLKFTASSPRKKDCAQKITLRQVLIQKHLQYQISTYHQEKVFHVNQTSEQLFSYIVKDILPSYKQILFSTDSQEYQILINKQLQPTLLKKNISTQLPVISHNRKKNRVLEEGTPIPFLIDLGIMSTTGKILPSKYDKFKQINRYLELVSDCLHALPKDKTLQIIDFGCGKAYLTFALYYFLTEKMHRSIHMLGLDLKKDVIDFCSKTAQNYGWDNLTFAVGDINEQQPQGKIDLVITLHACDTATDAALEKAVQWDADVILAVPCCQHELFNQIRNSALEPLLKHGILKERFAALVTDAARAQLLELQGYAVQVLEFIDMEHTPKNILLRAIKQKGNVKAQSSDEYDTFKKMLNITPSLEVRLNP
- the dnaE gene encoding DNA polymerase III subunit alpha, coding for MWVPLHVHSQYSILDAAAPVEAIAKQAGEYGMPAVALTDHGNMFATVEFYKACKGAGVKPIIGCEVYVAQGSRHEKTRESGKRTNNHLVLLAKDDTGYHNLCKLSSIAYLEGFYYVPRIDVETLVKYKEGLICLSACLSGKIAQEILSGDDDSLAEQILWYKDLFGEDYYLELQRHSMSEADLQSDGMLQESWLYQQYQDFITKQTKVNAKLATLSHQYKIPLVATNDSHYMKREDWRAHEILLNVQSGEPCQIWEMDSLGNPKNLIPNPKRRTYASHECYFKSPQQMADLFHDLPEAISNTLLVAEKCKVELDFKTKHYPVYIPPTLEGTEYNKETQTKAVEEYLKKLCEEGIPKRYTPERLAKVAEVYPGQDPVQIVKDRLEYELSTIIPKGMCDYLLIVWDFINWAKVNDIPVGPGRGSGAGSIVLYLIGVTDIEPLRFHLFFERFINPERISYPDIDVDICMDKRGEVIQYTLSKYGKNNVAQIVTFGTMKAKSSIKDVGRVLNVPLAKVNAIAKLIPEDLNITLEKALEKEVELRNLIQTDPEANQVIDLAQKLEGSIRNTGIHAAGILISGEPLIEHIPIFLSKDSDEMPVSQFSMKPVEMVGMLKVDFLGLKTLTAIKICVDAIHQSTGRTIDWVNLPLDDQPTFEMLNQGKTLGVFQLESGGMQDLARQLHLDKFEEIIAVGALYRPGPMDMIPSFIARKHGNEAIEYDHPWMKDILSETYGIMVYQEQVMAIASKLANYSLGEGDVLRRAMGKKDAAQMGQEREKFRKGALENNIDEVQSMKIFDKMEKFASYGFNKSHAAAYGYLSYVTAYLKANYPKEWMASLMSCDSADLTKVAKFIRESQSMDIAILPPDINEAGKIFLATAQGIRFAMSGIKGIGEGVVDAIILERNKNGPFTSLYEFFKRLDPSKVGKKAAENLVNAGCFDFIGWTRDQLRLSIEPMFDSASKSQREAAMGVMSLFTLMGEDDSARFANPPKVPKSSTKMEELLREKELLGFFLDGHPMDAYKHILQRLSCVPLSKVEELPADAIFRSAFLIESVQVRFSSKSQRKFAILMVGDGIDSYELPVWPDLYQEKHLLLRENQLMYAILQVDARDGNPKLSCRWMDDLTAADDQMIAACDASFDKLKHQTNKMQFFKSKPAEKQAEQPKKTQQETMSTPSKPLVIALDANKMRNSHVLSLKNLFKEHAGTQPIILEFIAGSDIIATVSIDERWGVKVDNSFLQLVSSQPFVLKVG
- a CDS encoding ATP-binding protein, translated to MKSFQANLDSLYSMLDYARTCIALHAVSEEDISKIELALEEALVNVIYYAYPDEKGEILLECVFTSDKPATLKIQIQDYGIPFNPLEYSKNHTDKETLGGHGINYIKQIMDNVIYKRENNSNLLILEKKLIFK
- a CDS encoding tetratricopeptide repeat protein, yielding MRYFTLLIIIISSCILPLDAGVKWKDGRWIDTAENPSLYSDEHYKIACEEFNCGKWKDAAKHFRIITCNYANSEYGPNAAFFLGICEFHLCEYEDANKALNCYLRHRTDSTHFFEAIEYKFCIADIYANGHKRRLFCYNTLPKLVPGYSYAIEVYDEIIFALPNHEMAAQALFSKATLLAWLGNYRESVDTYQVFLRRFPKHSLAPECYVNIINNYLWMAQTEYQNPDLLSFAQLTYIKFAKVFPRDENLPVAQALVMDVKETYASGFYELGRYYERSGWDRAAAIYYNACAEQFPDTNIAARSRDKLAYLGWLLPPAATAKVSAEIEDNSNCIPSDIEFD